The following proteins are co-located in the Eleutherodactylus coqui strain aEleCoq1 unplaced genomic scaffold, aEleCoq1.hap1 HAP1_SCAFFOLD_442, whole genome shotgun sequence genome:
- the LOC136593148 gene encoding GTPase HRas-like: protein PVLYHLTFQDSYRKQVVIDGETCLLDILDTAGQEEYSAMRDQYMRTGEGFLCVFAINNTKSFEDIHQYREQIKRVKDSDDVPMVLVGNKCDLPARTVETRQAQDLARSYGIPYIETSAKTRQGVEDAFYTLVREIRQHKLRKLNPPDESEKGCLNCKCVVS, encoded by the exons CCCGTACTTTACCATTTAACATTTCAGGATTCCTACAGAAAACAGGTTGTCATAGATGGAGAAACTTGTTTGCTGGACATCCTGGACACAGCAGGTCAAGAGGAATACAGTGCAATGCGGGACCAGTACATGAGAACAGGAGAGGGATTTTTATGTGTATTTGCCATTAACAACACCAAGTCTTTTGAGGATATTCACCAGTACAG GGAACAAATAAAACGGGTAAAGGACTCTGATGATGTTCCAATGGTGTTGGTGGGGAATAAGTGTGACCTCCCAGCTAGAACTGTGGAGACCCGACAAGCCCAGGACCTGGCCAGAAGTTATGGCATTCCTTACATTGAAACCTCTGCTAAAACCAGGCAG GGAGTAGAAGACGCCTTTTACACACTCGTGCGAGAGATCCGGCAGCATAAGTTGCGGAAGCTGAATCCTCCCGATGAGAGCGAGAAGGGATGTCTGAACTGCAAGTGCGTTGTATCCTGA